One window of the Populus nigra chromosome 4, ddPopNigr1.1, whole genome shotgun sequence genome contains the following:
- the LOC133692147 gene encoding G-box-binding factor 4-like isoform X2 — MASSKVMASSKPRNSDPSSTTSSRSRRATSSSSATNTTAKPAYQSTDRLFQKESTMTVDGILRSVYASPSTESTLLDAQITLMESPDHLPHPQIETDDTDDQDMSDVIPQENKTADDIWREIVVGRKEMKDEPDEMMTLEDFLAKTGAVDVVGEDGDEVKMPPPERLSGGLYAFDSLPPSSFQVLDKEEGSIVGFGNGVEVELVAGSGGGGGGGGRGKRGRGVAMEPLDKAAQQRQRRMIKNRESAARSRERKQAYQVELESLAVRLEEENEQLLKEK; from the exons ATGGCGTCGTCGAAGGTGATGGCGTCGTCGAAACCTAGAAATTCGGATCCATCTTCAACAACTTCATCTCGATCGCGACGcgccacttcttcttcttctgccaCTAATACTACAGCAAAACCAGCTTATCAATCTACTGACCGATTATTTCAAAAGGAATCAACAATGACAGTTGACGGCATCCTACGTAGCGTGTACGCGTCTCCATCAACCGAATCGACTCTTCTCGACGCACAAATAACCCTAATGGAATCCCCTGACCATCTCCCTCATCCACAAATCGAAACAGATGATACCGATGATCAAGATATGAGTGATGTAATTCCACAAGAGAATAAGACTGCGGATGATATCTGGAGAGAAATTGTTGTGGGGAGAAAGGAAATGAAGGATGAGCCGGACGAGATGATGACTTTGGAGGATTTTTTAGCGAAGACAGGGGCGGTGGATGTGGTTGGAGAGGACGGGGATGAGGTCAAGATGCCGCCGCCTGAGAGGTTGAGTGGAGGATTGTATGCGTTTGATTCTTTGCCACCGAGTTCATTTCAGGTGCTGGATAAGGAGGAAGGGTCGATTGTTGGCTTTGGGAATGGAGTGGAGGTGGAGCTTGTTGctggtagtggtggtggtggcggtggTGGAGGAAGAGGGAAGAGAGGAAGGGGTGTGGCAATGGAACCTTTGGATAAGGCGGCACAGCAGAGGCAGAGGAGGATGATTAAGAATCGGGAGTCTGCTGCTCGCTCCAGAGAGAGGAAGCag gCTTATCAAGTGGAATTGGAGTCTTTGGCAGTGAGGTTAGAGGAGGAGAATGAGCAGCTGCTTAAAGAGAAG
- the LOC133692147 gene encoding G-box-binding factor 4-like isoform X1 has protein sequence MASSKVMASSKPRNSDPSSTTSSRSRRATSSSSATNTTAKPAYQSTDRLFQKESTMTVDGILRSVYASPSTESTLLDAQITLMESPDHLPHPQIETDDTDDQDMSDVIPQENKTADDIWREIVVGRKEMKDEPDEMMTLEDFLAKTGAVDVVGEDGDEVKMPPPERLSGGLYAFDSLPPSSFQVLDKEEGSIVGFGNGVEVELVAGSGGGGGGGGRGKRGRGVAMEPLDKAAQQRQRRMIKNRESAARSRERKQAYQVELESLAVRLEEENEQLLKEKEERTKERFKQLMEKVVPVVEKRRPRRALRRVNSLQW, from the exons ATGGCGTCGTCGAAGGTGATGGCGTCGTCGAAACCTAGAAATTCGGATCCATCTTCAACAACTTCATCTCGATCGCGACGcgccacttcttcttcttctgccaCTAATACTACAGCAAAACCAGCTTATCAATCTACTGACCGATTATTTCAAAAGGAATCAACAATGACAGTTGACGGCATCCTACGTAGCGTGTACGCGTCTCCATCAACCGAATCGACTCTTCTCGACGCACAAATAACCCTAATGGAATCCCCTGACCATCTCCCTCATCCACAAATCGAAACAGATGATACCGATGATCAAGATATGAGTGATGTAATTCCACAAGAGAATAAGACTGCGGATGATATCTGGAGAGAAATTGTTGTGGGGAGAAAGGAAATGAAGGATGAGCCGGACGAGATGATGACTTTGGAGGATTTTTTAGCGAAGACAGGGGCGGTGGATGTGGTTGGAGAGGACGGGGATGAGGTCAAGATGCCGCCGCCTGAGAGGTTGAGTGGAGGATTGTATGCGTTTGATTCTTTGCCACCGAGTTCATTTCAGGTGCTGGATAAGGAGGAAGGGTCGATTGTTGGCTTTGGGAATGGAGTGGAGGTGGAGCTTGTTGctggtagtggtggtggtggcggtggTGGAGGAAGAGGGAAGAGAGGAAGGGGTGTGGCAATGGAACCTTTGGATAAGGCGGCACAGCAGAGGCAGAGGAGGATGATTAAGAATCGGGAGTCTGCTGCTCGCTCCAGAGAGAGGAAGCag gCTTATCAAGTGGAATTGGAGTCTTTGGCAGTGAGGTTAGAGGAGGAGAATGAGCAGCTGCTTAAAGAGAAG GAAGAGAGGACCAAGGAAAGGTTTAAGCAG